In Microbacterium lushaniae, the following are encoded in one genomic region:
- a CDS encoding carbohydrate ABC transporter permease — MTATETIVSGTRAAKRPKGRVEPIYYFFLLPTLILFTLAITVPGMVGIFFSFTDSIGLGEWNFIGFTNYIALFSDPAILQSYLFTFGFSIATVIVVNVIAFLLAVGLTSRIRFKTGLRTIFVIPMVISGIIIAYVFNFLFSNSVPAVGEATGLTWLQSSLLANPDLAWVAIVIVTAWQAIPGTLLIYIAGLLSVPGEVYEAADIDGAGKRQQMLRITIPLVAGYVVINVILSFKNFLNAYDVIVGLTGGGPGTATRSIAMSIIFGFNTGDYSYQMANATIFFIVAVIISLLQLSLTRGRKVF, encoded by the coding sequence ATGACCGCCACCGAGACGATCGTGAGCGGCACGCGGGCGGCCAAACGCCCCAAGGGCCGCGTCGAGCCGATCTACTACTTCTTCCTGCTGCCGACCCTCATCCTGTTCACCCTCGCGATCACGGTGCCGGGCATGGTGGGCATCTTCTTCAGCTTCACCGACTCGATCGGGCTGGGCGAGTGGAACTTCATCGGGTTCACGAACTACATCGCCCTGTTCAGCGACCCGGCCATCCTGCAGAGCTATCTGTTCACCTTCGGGTTCTCGATCGCGACCGTGATCGTGGTGAACGTGATCGCGTTCCTCCTCGCGGTGGGCCTGACCTCCCGCATCCGATTCAAGACGGGCCTGCGCACCATCTTCGTGATCCCCATGGTGATCTCGGGCATCATCATCGCCTACGTCTTCAACTTCCTCTTCTCCAATTCGGTGCCCGCGGTCGGGGAGGCGACCGGCCTCACGTGGCTGCAGTCCAGCCTGCTGGCCAATCCCGACCTGGCGTGGGTCGCGATCGTGATCGTGACGGCGTGGCAGGCCATCCCCGGCACGCTCCTCATCTACATCGCGGGGCTGCTGTCGGTTCCCGGCGAGGTGTACGAGGCCGCCGACATCGACGGGGCCGGCAAGAGGCAGCAGATGCTGCGGATCACGATCCCCCTCGTCGCGGGCTACGTCGTGATCAACGTCATCCTGAGCTTCAAGAACTTCCTCAACGCCTACGACGTCATCGTCGGTCTGACCGGCGGCGGGCCGGGAACGGCGACCCGCAGCATCGCGATGAGCATCATCTTCGGCTTCAACACCGGCGACTACTCCTACCAGATGGCCAACGCCACGATCTTCTTCATCGTGGCCGTGATCATCTCGCTCCTCCAACTCTCGCTCACGCGGGGAAGGAA
- a CDS encoding TetR/AcrR family transcriptional regulator C-terminal domain-containing protein, with product MTVRVTKKPTGAQSRRLSRGLIIETALAQIDRRGAQGLSMRSLGQELGVEAMSLYRHVHGREDLLEGVVALLMENLTSDLDEELAEHWQGFLQTVAHHVRQIAIDHPLAFPLVATRHPAAPWLRPPLRSVEVVDTFLGTLIGHGFTDQQAVDAYRSFSSFLLGHLLLESAVRGAETGPVEEPLDEGDATIPEGDGNVSLAAAPEVKRLRTLLSEDRSDEEFEVSLEALLDRLNRELTQ from the coding sequence ATGACCGTCCGGGTGACGAAGAAGCCGACCGGTGCGCAGTCCCGTCGCCTGAGCCGCGGCCTGATCATCGAGACGGCGCTCGCGCAGATCGACCGGCGTGGCGCGCAAGGGTTGTCGATGCGCTCCTTGGGGCAGGAGCTCGGTGTAGAGGCGATGTCGCTCTACCGGCACGTACACGGGCGAGAGGATCTGCTGGAGGGGGTGGTGGCTCTCCTGATGGAGAACCTGACCTCGGATCTTGACGAGGAGCTCGCTGAACACTGGCAGGGGTTCCTGCAAACCGTCGCCCACCACGTCCGCCAGATCGCGATTGATCATCCGCTCGCGTTCCCGCTGGTTGCCACCCGGCACCCGGCAGCCCCCTGGCTGCGTCCCCCGCTACGCAGCGTCGAAGTGGTCGACACGTTCCTCGGCACTCTCATCGGGCACGGTTTCACCGATCAGCAGGCCGTGGATGCCTACCGGTCCTTCAGCAGCTTCCTGCTCGGCCACCTGCTCCTGGAATCGGCCGTCCGCGGCGCGGAAACCGGCCCGGTCGAAGAACCCCTCGACGAGGGCGACGCCACCATCCCGGAAGGCGACGGGAACGTCAGTTTGGCGGCTGCACCCGAAGTGAAACGCCTCCGAACACTCCTCAGCGAGGACCGCAGCGACGAAGAATTCGAAGTGTCACTGGAGGCACTGCTGGATCGGCTGAACCGCGAGCTCACCCAATAA
- a CDS encoding DUF2382 domain-containing protein — translation MISTENIGGLVGAAVIDSDGEKIGTLEQIYLDTDTGAPTWAAVRTGFFGTSESFVPIDDANQDGENLRVGYAKEFVKNAPRIDADGALEHAQEDELYVYYGNGSRSTSAAEGTGTARDASDGAVDTSTGYDTSGPTTDDAMTRSEERLRVGTEKVQTGRARLRKYVVTEEKTVTVPVRHEEVRLEREPITDANVADAMDGPAISEEEHEVVLTEERPVVAKETVPVERVRLGTETVTEDETVTEQVRKEQIDYDDGTDRADRA, via the coding sequence ATGATCAGCACAGAAAACATCGGCGGTCTCGTGGGAGCAGCGGTGATCGACTCCGACGGGGAGAAGATCGGCACGCTCGAGCAGATCTACCTCGACACCGACACCGGGGCGCCCACCTGGGCGGCGGTGCGCACCGGTTTCTTCGGCACCTCGGAGTCCTTCGTGCCCATCGACGACGCCAACCAGGACGGCGAGAACCTCCGGGTGGGCTACGCGAAGGAGTTCGTCAAGAACGCACCGCGCATCGACGCGGACGGGGCGTTGGAGCACGCGCAGGAAGATGAACTGTACGTCTACTACGGCAACGGTTCCCGCAGCACCAGCGCCGCCGAAGGCACCGGTACCGCCCGGGACGCCAGTGACGGGGCGGTGGACACGAGCACCGGGTATGACACGTCCGGTCCGACCACCGACGATGCGATGACCCGCTCCGAGGAGCGCCTCCGCGTCGGTACCGAGAAGGTTCAGACCGGTCGCGCACGGCTGCGGAAGTACGTCGTCACGGAGGAGAAGACCGTCACTGTCCCGGTGAGGCATGAGGAGGTGCGACTGGAGCGCGAACCCATCACCGACGCGAACGTCGCGGATGCCATGGACGGGCCGGCCATCAGCGAGGAGGAGCACGAGGTCGTCCTCACTGAGGAGCGGCCCGTCGTCGCCAAGGAGACCGTTCCGGTCGAGCGTGTCCGCCTGGGGACGGAAACCGTGACGGAGGACGAGACGGTCACCGAGCAGGTCCGCAAGGAACAGATCGACTACGACGACGGCACGGACCGCGCCGACCGCGCCTGA
- a CDS encoding aminomethyltransferase family protein, which produces MTTDPTPAATDTTTESLAQAIARAGSPTQLLRNQNWPAFTFPVAPEFTNWRDEQRAWNTTVALMDQSHHMTQLFLDGADLIPLLSSISPNTFATFRAGVAKQLISVNEDGYLIGDGILFYNSEGPEGRVLIGHHILIDWVRFNVEKAQARGEDVRYRLEANSQMRQGPPTFYRYELQGPHADSVMEKVFGGPVPHIKFFHIGDVTIAGRPVRALRHGMAGQPGFEFYGPWEDADAVRDALMEAGEEYGIRRVGAKAYSSSPLESGWVPTPFPAVFDDDLAEYREWLPAARIGSVGGSLHSADIHDYYMTPFDIGLGRSVRFDHEFHGREALENHAENTRRRKVTLIWNADDVAGVVRSQLEPGTPAKFLDFPKARYGFYQMDEIQRNGERVGISTDAGYVSYDQLYMSLATLDADIPDGDEVEVLWGESPISRKESVDADHRQVRIRATVAPAPYHDYARTVYRQNA; this is translated from the coding sequence ATGACCACGGATCCCACACCGGCCGCAACCGATACGACAACCGAGTCGCTCGCGCAGGCGATCGCCCGGGCAGGCAGTCCCACGCAACTGCTGCGGAACCAGAACTGGCCGGCGTTCACCTTTCCGGTGGCGCCAGAGTTCACCAACTGGCGCGACGAGCAGCGCGCCTGGAACACCACCGTGGCGCTGATGGACCAGTCCCACCACATGACGCAGTTGTTCCTCGACGGGGCGGACCTGATCCCCCTGCTCAGCTCCATCTCTCCCAACACGTTCGCGACGTTCCGTGCCGGGGTTGCCAAGCAGCTCATCTCGGTCAACGAGGACGGGTACCTCATCGGCGACGGCATCCTGTTCTACAACTCCGAAGGCCCAGAGGGCCGGGTGTTGATCGGGCACCACATCCTCATCGACTGGGTGCGCTTCAACGTCGAGAAGGCGCAAGCCCGAGGCGAGGATGTGCGCTACCGGTTGGAAGCGAACTCTCAGATGAGGCAGGGACCGCCCACGTTCTACCGCTACGAGCTGCAGGGCCCGCACGCCGACTCCGTCATGGAGAAGGTCTTCGGCGGACCGGTGCCCCACATCAAGTTCTTCCACATCGGCGACGTGACGATAGCCGGACGGCCGGTGAGAGCCCTCCGTCACGGCATGGCCGGTCAGCCGGGCTTCGAGTTCTACGGACCGTGGGAGGACGCCGACGCGGTGCGCGACGCACTCATGGAGGCGGGCGAGGAGTATGGCATCCGGCGTGTCGGGGCGAAGGCGTACTCGTCGTCGCCGCTGGAGTCTGGCTGGGTGCCGACGCCGTTCCCCGCCGTTTTCGACGACGACCTCGCCGAGTACCGTGAGTGGCTCCCCGCTGCCCGCATCGGCTCGGTCGGAGGCTCACTGCACTCGGCGGACATCCATGACTACTACATGACGCCTTTCGACATCGGGCTCGGCCGCTCGGTGCGCTTCGACCACGAATTCCACGGTCGCGAGGCCCTCGAGAACCACGCCGAGAACACCCGCCGACGCAAGGTCACGCTGATCTGGAACGCGGACGACGTCGCCGGGGTCGTCCGTTCGCAGCTCGAGCCGGGTACCCCTGCCAAGTTCCTCGACTTCCCGAAAGCGCGCTACGGGTTCTACCAGATGGACGAGATCCAGAGGAATGGCGAGCGGGTCGGCATCTCCACCGACGCCGGGTATGTGTCGTACGACCAGCTCTACATGTCGCTGGCGACCCTCGACGCCGACATACCGGACGGCGATGAAGTCGAGGTGCTGTGGGGCGAGAGCCCCATCTCGCGCAAGGAATCGGTCGACGCCGATCACCGACAGGTGCGCATCCGTGCCACGGTGGCCCCGGCGCCCTACCACGACTACGCCCGGACGGTGTATCGCCAGAACGCCTGA